Genomic window (Arachis hypogaea cultivar Tifrunner chromosome 13, arahy.Tifrunner.gnm2.J5K5, whole genome shotgun sequence):
CTAAATTGAGGTGCTATATGAAGGGAATATCAACACATTAGAAGGGAGCTCACTTAGATAGTAGTAATTCAtagtattaggagtaggagtagtgtagatagcaaattctctcttaggatttttaCTTCAATTTACATTGTAGTATTTTATAGCaagtttgatcttggattttgcttctCTAATTGTAAGTattctttaattcctctttaattacatcaaTTTTGCTCTCATTTCCTTTGGTTCAAGTGCTTTGTCAATATTTACAATTTTAAGTTCTTAaaattttgattgatgaatttagtgttttatgcttctcactacatgttagctacgcatgtaagtgagaaagcattatagGCAAAGGgaatatcaactaatacttgatgcaagaggaaAGTTAAAGTATAAGTGAataacatgaagagcatgttgcatcaTGTTCACGTGAGAATTGACAcgaacaagattagtgataagtatgaaagcatttggtcccatcctaactcaatgataatgaagtacaaaaaacaaagaataatgaattagaaaggactaaagcactaatcttttGTGTGGAACAAGTATGACCATTAATGCTAAACAAGTCACGAAGTACCAAAACagtgcaagaaattctcaacaattgagtaagagaattcaacacccttattaaaataagaaacttagaaaataaaataagaataagctataaaaacaaaattaaaatgcaaggaatgaaaataagcaaatgcaataaaagaaaatggaagaaaagaaaaagtttttttttagtattttatttatttattttatatatatatatatatatatatatatatatatatatatatatatatatatatatatatatatatatatatatatatgttttttttgaagagagaaagaagaagtaagaaaggaagaagagagaagaagaaaggtagaaagaaagaagaagaaaagaagaaagaagaagaaaggagaaaaacagggTGAGAATCCACGCATAAGCGTCACCCATGCTTATGCGTGGATGCAACAGggacaatccacgcgtaagcgtcacgcatgcttacgcgtggattgagattgtgctcccagcacaaatcttgcacaactctcgggttttttgaACCAGGAGTTGCGGAAgtgcaatccacgcgtaagcgtcatgcatgcttaagattgaaattttttttagaagcataaaaacaaaatttaacacTCTTCTAACAtataaacattctaaagcaactaaaattcaaatttaacaaaaatctttaagtttttgaaaaattttccaaaacaaaacaaacaaaacttacaCTCCAAGCAAAATACTATTCAACAACAACTATTCTAAACAAATCATGAATCTAATAAGCAATctattaatcaaaacaaaatgtataagagtatagaaactaagaaaaactacctacaatggcaactcaatttattcattgattatatctacaagagaatggaaagagtttaccatggtggggtgtctcccacctaacactcactacaaaaaaaggcctatggtcacggtaaaaaaccgtgaccatagctagtaaaaagagtgaccatagatctatggtcacggttttggacctatggtcacgattttttaccgtggcctattctctcgtggccataggtctatggtcacggttttttgatctatggtcacggtttcaattttcaaaatctgacactttaggccacgtttttttaccgtgaccatagcctctatggtcactcctccttaaaaccgtgaccatagataaggctatggtcacggttttcaccgtggccatagcctctatggtcacccctctttaaaaccgtgaccatagccctatctatggtcacggtttttctcCGTGGCCATAgaatctatggtcaccccacctaaaaccgtgaccatagcctatctatggtcacggtttttctccgtggccatagcctctatggtcacccctccttaaaaccgtgaccatagccctatctatAGTCACACTTTTTCACGGTGGCCATAGAGTCTATGGtcaccctccttaaaaccgtgaccatagcctatctatggtcacggtttttcaccgtggccatagcctctatggtcacccctccttaaaaccgtgaccatagccctatctatggtcacggtttttcacggTGGCCATAGAGTCTATGGTCACCCTtgttaaaaccgtgaccatagccctatctatggtcacagtttttcatcgtggccatagcctctatggtcacggttttttaaaacGGTGACTATAGCCTGTTGTTGTTTATgagattcaatttttttaaattataatcacatcccaaaatgataataatcacaaaataaatctaaaaataagaaattcaagaaatctaaatcataaaagtttCATTATAAGATAGATATGTTTAATCTTTAGTCTAAACAACACAAATCCAAATAGagttaaattttttcaattacaTGTAATACCTCAAAAAGTACATAACACATCAAAATATTACATTTACATAACTAAGGTCATTGTAAGACCCATCCTATGTGATATTTGTATGGGACATATTTTCTTCATCACATCATGTCTTCCTGCACGTACGTAAAAGAAATAAACATGTTAGATATCTTGCAAAAATGGTTTTGATAATGCAATACATATGCAGCAAAAGAAGGGAAACATTCATCCACAACAAGACTCAAGAATTTTTCACAACCATCATTCACTTCAAACAGCAGCTATTGCAAGAATGTAGCAGTAGTGATAGCTTAGACTCATAAATTCATCAAAGTTATCACTACTGCACAAATAATTCAGAATTTAAACATTCCAGCAGCAGCCAACACAAGAATAAGGCAGCAATAATACTATGCAGCAGCATCATATAAACCAGTTTAGCACAAAAGTAAAACAATGAAATAGCAACATAGGATCAATAACAGTTTAAACCTAATCAACAGCACGAAGCAAACTAATTTAGCACAGGGCAGATCAATGAAGCAGCAGCAGGAAACTAAATTAGAACAGGGCAAGTCATTACCAGCACAGAAAAACCAATTTCAGATAGAATAAATATCAGAgttcaaacctaaatccactacaaaATCAATtgactacctaaccacctaattcAACTAAGCTAACTTAGTCAAACAGCAACCTAATCAAGTAACACTAACATGGAGTTTAATCAAAAGGAAATTTTTAACAGAAGAAACTAATTCCACTCAACTTTGTAAACTCAATCCCACTGAAATTCATGATATATCATTTACCAAAAGCATACTATTAATTTAACTAGAAGTTTTGAACAGTACTTACTTCCATATCCTTTGATACATGGTTCGATCCAAGTGAAGGAGGAATGCTTCGCCGCACATCAATTGGTGCACTACTCGCGTCAGGCGGAGATTGTTGGGCAGCTTCTATCATTACTTGTACTTGTTCTGCACTCATACCAGGATTGACTTGTTGCAACAATGTTTTAATCAAGTTTGTTAAACCGTCCAACTTGGAAGTTaagttattttgatttttctccaTAGTTGAAACCACTTCATTATGTTGTTGCTGCATTTGTCAGATTTCCTTCTCCTTTTTAAGAGAGGATTTTGTGACTGATCGACCATAGAAACGAACTCTTCCATGTCTCTCCTTTCCGAAAACTGTTTGAACTGCTTCATCATCATTGTATCCTGCTTCTTTCAAATTTTGAAGATGTTCCTATTACACAAAAATAGGATCAAAATAAATGCATGCACCCAACAgctttagaataaataaaaatagctaaCACATTTCTTTTTTGGTGTACTTTTCTAAGAGACTAAAAAACTAACAATTGTCTCTTGTGTTCCTGAATCAGTCTCTCCTTTTTTACTCGTACGAGTTACAACAAACATCTCAGATTGTGATGGATCTTCATTGTCCTCCTTCTTTGCACGCTACAAAGAAACCACCAACATGTGACTAAGTAAACACACATAACATGAAAGATGCAAAAATACTTGAaataaaaagcacaaaaaaataccAATTCAGCGCGTACTAATTCAAAACTAACTGGACCCATTCGATGATTCCATTTTTGCTTGGATCTATTTTCACGATTTTTGTCAGAAATAACCTACATTTGTtgcaatataaaattaaatagagTTAGTTAAATACACGATACCATCATTAAAGCCAAGAGAGTTGTGAAAATAACTTACTTTGATGATATCAAGCCTccaaaattgaactaattttcgaaaatgcagTTCAGGTACAGTCATTGGACGATTTTTCATCATCTCTCTAAATGAGTTGTACGGTGTATAGTGATATTTCTTTATGTGTTTCTTAAATTGCTTCCATGCCTCTCCGATGGTATCTATGACCCAAGGCTCAGCATCACTAGGAATGTTATATTTAGACTACAAGTAAACAACGAATAATGTTATTTTACCATACATGCTAAGCCTATTTGTAAACAATTTAAAAAGGAGAATGATCGACTCACCTTTGCATAATCCAACATTGAAGTTTTAGTCTCAATGGACACAGCTTGCCAATTAGTATATAACAATGTGACCAAATTAGAGTTTCTTGCAAGTGTCCCCAAGAACCGACTAAACAATTGAACCTGTGTCTTTGTTGGGCCTATGGGTTTGCCATTGTACCATGTTAACTCTATTTGTGTCTCCAAAGCATGAATATGCTTGAGTTGGGTGGGACCAcgaacttttttctttttggtaccTATTTCCAATGTCGTTACtagaaaatattaacaaaaatactaaTCTAATGAATAAAAGAGTAATCTAATGAATAAAAGTTAGGTTGGTGCCTTTCACTATTTGCTATTGAAgaaagggataaaggcattaccGAGTTGACTGTCACTACTATCACCAATGGTTGGATTAAGCTCATCATAATCATATTCATAtttttcatcattttcatccaatgATATcccatatttttcaaaaaattcgtCTAAAGTCATAGCAGGGATAAGAGACTCAATCTTATGTTCTTCTTTGTTGGCATCTTCTTCATTCGATTCCTTCATCGGCATCTTATTGGTCGGCTTCTTGCTTTGACCCTCAGCGTCATTGGTATTTATCTTGACTTTATTACCCTCCACCTTTGATTTCTTCATTAGCACCTTCTTCCTAGACGGCTTCTTCCCACCTTGATCCTCATGTTCAACGGCTTTCATCTTGACTAAATGATTTTCTTCGTTGGAGTTCATTGTTGGCATCTTGATTTGATCCTCACCGTCTCTGATGTTTGTTATCTTCTTGGTTACCATTTTGCTTTGACCTTCATCGTCACCTCTTGTCAGCACCTTTTTTGGTATCTTGCCCTTTTTCCTTGTCTCATGTTTACTACTATTAGCCCCACATGCAGCTAAAACATGTtccctttttatttaaaattgttttagCAAGGAATAAGCACTTGTGAATTGAATTTTTCCTGAATTTTTGACTGGACTCCTCATCTTCAAGGGACTTCTTTGTGACTCTATTTGTGACAGGGTCCTtaacctttttcttttcaaatttccttCATTGTTCATactgtataaaaaaaaaacaaaaacaaaaaagaagtcaAATAAAGCATCAATACTAACATtgccaaaattaaaagaaagaagaaacattgTAACGCATTAGAAAATAAAGTAAACAAACATGTGGTGATGCATTAGAAAATAAACATGATAATGCATtagaaaataagttaaaaaataaagcaTCATGGACAATTTGTGCACTACCTCAAATTCAGCATCACTTTCAAAATCATCAGACACTATTTCTTTGTCTTTAGGTTTGATCTTGTTCGGTGTCACATCAACAATAGTAGGTCGCACACCCTGTCTAACCAAGTCTACCTCACCAATATCACTTAAGGGTATCGGACTATTCGCCGATTCATGTGGCTCTCTTATATTAGGGTCAAACTGTAATTGGACACCAATGTTAAACAAGTCTCTGGGAACCGTTTTCATCACATAATGCTTTTGGGGAAT
Coding sequences:
- the LOC112732387 gene encoding uncharacterized protein isoform X1 produces the protein MVTKKITNIRDGEDQIKMPTMNSNEENHLVKMKAVEHEDQGGKKPSRKKVLMKKSKVEGNKVKINTNDAEGQSKKPTNKMPMKESNEEDANKEEHKIESLIPAMTLDEFFEKYGISLDENDEKYEYDYDELNPTIGDSSDSQLGTKKKKVRGPTQLKHIHALETQIELTWYNGKPIGPTKTQVQLFSRFLGTLARNSNLVTLLYTNWQAVSIETKTSMLDYAKSKYNIPSDAEPWVIDTIGEAWKQFKKHIKKYHYTPYNSFREMMKNRPMTVPELHFRKLVQFWRLDIIKVISDKNRENRSKQKWNHRMGPVSFELVRAELRAKKEDNEDPSQSEMFVVTRTSKKGETDSGTQETIEHLQNLKEAGYNDDEAVQTVFGKERHGRVRFYGRSVTKSSLKKEKEI